AATATCATTATCAACAGAAAAAATAAAATTCTGAATATCTCTTGATTCATCAAGTATGAATCCTGCTCTTAGATATACAAGACTGGTTGAATCAGGATTTTCAATCTCTATAGAATCCGGCCAAAAATAAATCATGTCCTTATAGCCGTTAATCTTTTCGGGCTTTGCAGGTGTTGAGAATATGTCATGGAGTTTTCTGCCGACAATTTTGTTATCCTCACCCACTAACTCAATAAAAGAAGTATTTGCATGAGTAATTACTCCGTTTTTGTCAGTCGCAATAAGAGGCTTTTTAAGTGATGAAATTTTCTTTGAAAGATTTTCTTTTGCCTTGTTAGTCTCCAAAGAGTCTATTTTGCTTTTGACACGGGTTTTGTGAATCGCCATCTCAATATTTCCAAAAAGCTCACGCTCTTTGAAAGGTTTTATTAAAAATCCGGCAGGTTTTATAGAAACAGCCCTTTCAACTGTTGTTTTATCAGAATTGCCTGTAAGAAATATAACTGGAATGTCATAAAGATCCATAATTTTTTTTGCGGCTTCTATACCATCCATATCACCTTTCAGGCGAATATCCATCAGAACAAGATCAGGATGTTTCTCTCCACATACCTGTATCGCGTCAAAACCGCTGATAACAGTGCCTGCAATATTATATCCAAGTTTTTTCAATGTTGCCCGGATTTCCATTGCAATTATCATCTCATCTTCAACAATCAGTATACTACTACCTTTCATTTAATCAACCTGATAATTTTGATTATTTTTTAAAATTTTACTGATTTTTGTATTCCTGCAGGAATAGTAATTATATATTCCGCACCGGGATTGTTTCTTACTTCAATTTCTCCTTCAAGCTGGGCTGTAAGATTGTAAATCAACTGCATCCCAAGTGATTCTGAGTTTTCATAATCATAATACTCTGAAAATCCCTTCCCGGAATCTTTGACTCTTAAGACATACCTGTCATCTTCTTTTCTATGGAAATCAATTTTTATTTCTCCGCCCGATTCGTCAAAAGCATATTTTAGTGAATTTGTAAGGATTTCATTGATGATAAGACCACAAGGTATTGCTGTATCAATATCCAGTGTAATATCCTCATCACAATCACAGACAATAATAATTTTTTCATCATCCGCACCATATTCATCTGAAAGGTGCATGTAAAGTGTTGTAATATAATCTTTAAGATTTATTCTCGCAAGATTTTCTGATCGGTATAATTTTTCATGTATCATCGCCATTGAAAAAACCCTGCTTCTGCAGTCCAGCAATATATCATGTATCCCTTCATCATCAGACTGGAGATCTTTTAGCTTCAGAATGCTTGCAATAATCTGCAGATTATTTTTAACTCTGTGGTGAATCTCTTTTAAAAGAATCTCTTTTTCTTTTAATGCTTCAAATGTCTCCAGCTGTTTTTGCTTTTCAAATTCCTTCAATTCATTTTCAGTTTTAACAAGCTCTGTTATGTTTGAAATTACACCCTCCACTGCAATTATCAGACCATTATCATCCTTTATTCCCCATCCCTGATTCCATACCCATTTCTCCTCGCCTTTTGCTGTCAGTATCCTGTAGCGTGCCTCAAAAATATTGTCTTTTCCAAGTGATTTCAAAACATTTTCTTTAAATATTTCAAAATCATCAGGATGAATTATTGATTTTAGGTTTATTGGCTTTCCTTTAATTATATCTGACTGCGAATATCCGGACAACTCATAAAAGCCATCGCTTAGGTATTCAGCAGATAAATGTTCATCAATTCTACACCTGTAAGCCATTCCGGAAAAATTCTGCATCAACCGGGATAGTTTTTTTTCAGTTGCATCAAGGGCTTTTTCAGCTTCTTTTATCTTTGTCAGATCAACGACTGCAAATCTGATTCCGACAGGTACATCCTTGTCTTTTATTGGGTTTGTGTAGAGAATTATTGGAAATTTTGATCCATCTTTCTTTTGAGCAAAACAATCTTCAAATGAATGTTCATCAATTTCGCCCTTCATTAATTTTTCAAAAATTTTCTGACATTCTTTAAAATTATCAGTGCAGATGAAATCTTTAGCATAAATTTCATTTTTCATATCTTCTTTTGTCAGGCCAAAGCTTTGAAGCCCTTTTTTATTGATGAATGTTATCTTATAATCACTGTCTGTTTCAATTACAGTTAATGGAAGGAAGTTTGAAAGATCATAATATTTTTTCTCTCTCTCTTTTATCCCCTCATAGGCTTTAACATACTTGGTTGCATCAGCAAATGCCGCAATTGTAATATTTGAAATTTTAGCATCTGATGAAGAATTATCTATACAGCCACTGCTAGTTAAAAAGGTAAGAAGATAATGAATTTTTTCTTCTTTTTTTTCAGGATTTTTTAATTCCACTAAAAAAGGCTTATTAAATTTTTCAGTACTTTTACTATTAATGATGTCCTGAATTTTTTCTTTTGATTCATCAGAATAAATCCCAACTTTTCCGATGTTTTTTCCTATAATTAATTCTTTTTTGCATCCGGATTTTTTTTCAAACATATAATTTACATCAGTGATAATTCCATCATTATCAAAAGCGACAAGAGGTCTTGTATTATAATCAAAAAGAGTTTTAAATTTGAATCTGTTTGTCATCAACTCCTTTTCTTTAACAGATAGAATCAGTGCAATAATTCCCATTACAAAAACCATCAAAAGAGTAATTCCCCAATCAGGATTTTGTCTATTTAAAAGAACAGTAAATAGTAATGCTATGAGTAAAAGAATACCCGATATTAAAAGACCTTTTTTTTGGAAATAAAACACTGCAAAAATAATCGGTAATAAATACAACTGCATTGCAGGAATTACAGCCGCATTTGTAAAAAGAGAATATGAATGGACAAAAATTACTGCTGTTGAAAGAATTAAAGTAATTATTATCTTTTTATTATATGATAAATCACTGGTTGTCAATGAATGCTTCATGAAATATCCTGCCAATTAGACCTTTTTTATTGTTTTAATATTGCTTTACAGAGATTAAGTACATCTGGACTATAAATTCTTTTTCATCATTACACTAAAAAAATAATAAATTTATACCCAAAATGTGATAATGAATCAATATTTTTTCTTCTACTTTTTATTATCCTCATTTTCTGATTAAATTCTGTAACTGGCATCCGGTTCATATGAATTTGCCTCATCCATATAATTTACAAATTTGATATGGTTCATAACAAAGATGAGATTTATATTCTTTGCACCACAAAGTTAGTATTACATGGTGCGATTTTCAGTCACAATGGATGATGAACTTGTCGATAAAATCGACAGAACCACCTCTTCTTTGGGGAAATCCAGATCAGAATGGATAAATGAGATCTGCGAATCAGGCATATCAGGTGCAGTTCTTCCCGGCGGCGGCCAGTGTGTTGAGGATCTTTTGAACTTAAGTGCAAGGATTCCAAAAAACCAGCCAAATATGACAGATTATGAAACCCTTTACAAGAATTTTAAAATTGACGTTCCCGAATATTTCAATTTTGGATTTGATGTAATTGACACCTGGGCTAAGATTGACAGGAACAAAAGGGCAATGATCTGGATTAATCAAAGTGGTTATGAGAAAACATATTCCTTCAGACAGCTCATGACAAAATCCAATCAGGCCGCCAATATGCTTTTAAAATACGGCATTAAAAAAGGCGACAGGGTTGCATTAATGCTTCCAAAAATTCCGGAATGGTGGTTTTTTGCCATTGCATGCATCAAGCTTGGTGCAGTATTTGTCCCATGCCCGACAATGCTAACTTCTAAAGATCTTTTATACAGGACGCACGTTGCCGGATTTAAAATGATAATAACCGACATGGAAAATGCACCAAAAGTAGAGGAGATATGTCCGGAATGTCCTACACTAAGAGGGCGTCTTGTTGTTGATGGTGTAAAAGAGGGCTGGATAAGCTACATCGTTGAACTTGATTATCCTGCACCAGTCTCAGGCAAACTGGTGACAAGCGGACTTGAGAGGACACGCTCTTCAGATCCAATGGTTATTTATTTCACATCCGGAACAACCGGAGAGGCAAAAATGGCTGTCCATAACCATGCACTTCCTCTTGGCCATATCACAACCGGTGCATACTGGCTTGATGTTAAAGCAAACGATGTTCATCTGACACTTTCGGATACAGGCTGGGCAAAATCATCCTGGGGCAAATTTTTTGGCCCGTGGATTCAGGGAGCATGCAGTATTGTATATGATTTCAGAGGTAAATTTAATGCAACAGAAATTCTGCCCATACTTGAAAAATATGAAGTCACAACCTTTTGCTGTCCGCCGACAATATACAGAATGCTTATAATGGCAGATCTGGATAAATTTGATCTGTCATCACTTCGTCATTGTGTCAGTGCAGGCGAACCACTAAACCCTGAGGTCATCAAAGTCTGGAAAGAAGGTACAGGACTTACAATATACGAAGGATACGGGCAAACTGAACTTGTATTATGCATAGGAACATTTCCGTGTATGCAGGCAAAGCCCGGTTCTATGGGAAAGCCATCTCCCGGGTGGAAGATAGAGCTTCACGATGATGACGGAAAGCCGGTAAAAGCCTGTGAGGTTGGAAGGCTGGCTGTCTCTGTAAACCCAAGGCCTGTTGGAATGTTTGTTGAATACTTCAATAATCCTGAAGCCAATGAAGAGGCGTTTTCCGGTGATTTCTACTATACCGGCGATAAGGCCTATATGGATAACGACGGTTATTTCTGGTTTGTTGGAAGATCTGATGACGTAATTAAAAGTTCCGGCTACAGGATAGGTCCGTTTGAAGTGGAATCTGCAATTATGGAGCATCCTTCAGTAAAAGAGGTAGCTGTTGTCGGATCACCTGATCCAATACGCGGAATGGTTGTAAAGGCATTTGTCATCCTAAAAGACGGATATGAACCTTCAGAAATTCTTGTAAGACAGATTCAAAAACATGTTCAGACAACAACTGCACCATATAAATATCCGCGAATTATTGAGTTTGTTGAAGACCTGCCAAAGACAATTTCCGGAAAAATCAGACGAAATGTGCTTCGTGATGCAGAGATAAAAAAGCATGTTGAAAATATGTCACTTGATTCTAAAGAAAAAACAGAAAAAAATGCAAAAAAGACTGAGAGAAAATCCAAATAAAAAATTCAAATAACCCCCCCCGGTTTTTTTATAATTACCATATTTAATAAAAAAAATCAGAGATATTTGTTAATTTTTTTATATTCAATT
The genomic region above belongs to Methanomicrobium antiquum and contains:
- a CDS encoding response regulator: MKGSSILIVEDEMIIAMEIRATLKKLGYNIAGTVISGFDAIQVCGEKHPDLVLMDIRLKGDMDGIEAAKKIMDLYDIPVIFLTGNSDKTTVERAVSIKPAGFLIKPFKERELFGNIEMAIHKTRVKSKIDSLETNKAKENLSKKISSLKKPLIATDKNGVITHANTSFIELVGEDNKIVGRKLHDIFSTPAKPEKINGYKDMIYFWPDSIEIENPDSTSLVYLRAGFILDESRDIQNFIFSVDNDIKKEPGKDIPFDEFTGLIDSFSEVIFITDISMKFVYYNNSFLEFSKRLGVSSFQLTKTIYELKEFSIFVSGSEYVEVFRTNHSIVKTKKLKSKGREINYFRVSLIPSSKNNQVTHVTTIIEDITSLVNQKEHDEYISQNLEDIKNSLSNAHSVVFEINKPLMNIIKVIGNKSSPEYEKIVESAHEIEQILERFNIYKIKYEEGIDHIVYMSKTADNW
- a CDS encoding PAS domain-containing sensor histidine kinase, whose translation is MKHSLTTSDLSYNKKIIITLILSTAVIFVHSYSLFTNAAVIPAMQLYLLPIIFAVFYFQKKGLLISGILLLIALLFTVLLNRQNPDWGITLLMVFVMGIIALILSVKEKELMTNRFKFKTLFDYNTRPLVAFDNDGIITDVNYMFEKKSGCKKELIIGKNIGKVGIYSDESKEKIQDIINSKSTEKFNKPFLVELKNPEKKEEKIHYLLTFLTSSGCIDNSSSDAKISNITIAAFADATKYVKAYEGIKEREKKYYDLSNFLPLTVIETDSDYKITFINKKGLQSFGLTKEDMKNEIYAKDFICTDNFKECQKIFEKLMKGEIDEHSFEDCFAQKKDGSKFPIILYTNPIKDKDVPVGIRFAVVDLTKIKEAEKALDATEKKLSRLMQNFSGMAYRCRIDEHLSAEYLSDGFYELSGYSQSDIIKGKPINLKSIIHPDDFEIFKENVLKSLGKDNIFEARYRILTAKGEEKWVWNQGWGIKDDNGLIIAVEGVISNITELVKTENELKEFEKQKQLETFEALKEKEILLKEIHHRVKNNLQIIASILKLKDLQSDDEGIHDILLDCRSRVFSMAMIHEKLYRSENLARINLKDYITTLYMHLSDEYGADDEKIIIVCDCDEDITLDIDTAIPCGLIINEILTNSLKYAFDESGGEIKIDFHRKEDDRYVLRVKDSGKGFSEYYDYENSESLGMQLIYNLTAQLEGEIEVRNNPGAEYIITIPAGIQKSVKF
- a CDS encoding AMP-binding protein, which translates into the protein MVRFSVTMDDELVDKIDRTTSSLGKSRSEWINEICESGISGAVLPGGGQCVEDLLNLSARIPKNQPNMTDYETLYKNFKIDVPEYFNFGFDVIDTWAKIDRNKRAMIWINQSGYEKTYSFRQLMTKSNQAANMLLKYGIKKGDRVALMLPKIPEWWFFAIACIKLGAVFVPCPTMLTSKDLLYRTHVAGFKMIITDMENAPKVEEICPECPTLRGRLVVDGVKEGWISYIVELDYPAPVSGKLVTSGLERTRSSDPMVIYFTSGTTGEAKMAVHNHALPLGHITTGAYWLDVKANDVHLTLSDTGWAKSSWGKFFGPWIQGACSIVYDFRGKFNATEILPILEKYEVTTFCCPPTIYRMLIMADLDKFDLSSLRHCVSAGEPLNPEVIKVWKEGTGLTIYEGYGQTELVLCIGTFPCMQAKPGSMGKPSPGWKIELHDDDGKPVKACEVGRLAVSVNPRPVGMFVEYFNNPEANEEAFSGDFYYTGDKAYMDNDGYFWFVGRSDDVIKSSGYRIGPFEVESAIMEHPSVKEVAVVGSPDPIRGMVVKAFVILKDGYEPSEILVRQIQKHVQTTTAPYKYPRIIEFVEDLPKTISGKIRRNVLRDAEIKKHVENMSLDSKEKTEKNAKKTERKSK